Part of the Prevotella communis genome is shown below.
CTGATTATCAACAACAAAAGAAGGAAGCCGTTTTGCGACTTCCTTCTTCGTTCAGCGGAGAGTGAGGGATTCAAACCCCCGATACCCATAAGGGTATACCGGATTTCGAGTCCAGCGCGATCGATCACTCTGCCAACTCTCCGAATTTTCACTTCATACGAGTTCTGTTTTCCTCTCGCTTTTTGCGGATGCAAAGGTACGAAGTTTCAACGAAACCTCCAAATTTATTCAAAGGAAAGTTTCGCCAATCTGCTTTTTAACTGTTCGGCTTCACTTTTACGGATACTCAGGCAAATCTGACAGGTATTATCGTATGTCTGACTGACAATACGCGGGTTCATATCCTTGACGATTCGCATCACGTCGTTCATCAGCGGATAGGCAAAGGAATAAGTAACCTGCTCCTCCACCTGACGCGTCACTACCTCTGCATGGGCTATCGCATCGGCAGTCGCCTCACGGTAGGCAATAATCAGTCCGCTGGTACCCAGGTTCACGCCACCATAGTAGCGTACCACGACAACCAGGATGTCTGTCAGTTCGTTGGAGTTTATCTGACCCAGAATGGGTTTTCCGGCAGTTGACGACGGTTCCCCATCATCATTCGCACGGAACTCCTCACGCTCAGGCCCCAACATATAGGCATAGCACACGTGGCGCGCATCATAGTATTTCTTACGATACTGCGCAATAATCTCCTTTACCTCCTCGACCGTCTCAACATGATGTGCAAAAGCGAGGAATTTACTCCGTTTCTCAGAGTAAAATCCCTCGCTTGTTGTTGCTATCGTCTTGAATTCGTCTGTCATTCTTTCCTGTTATAACGTAATAACGTTATTAGGACAATTTATGAATCACCAGTCCAGAGCGCAGTTTAGGCTCAAACCAGGTTGCCTTTGGAGGCATAATCTTACCGCTGTCGGCAATATCCATGATTTGCTGCATAGAGACAGGATAGAGCGCCAGGGCAGCACGCATCTCGCCATTATCCACACGACGCTTCAGTTCGCCCAGTCCGCGCAGCCCCCCGACGAAGTCGATACGCTTTGAAGAGCGCAGGTCGCCGATATTCAGGATCTCATCAAGAATCAGGCGGCTTGAGATGTCCACGTCGAGCACACCGATAGGATCATTATTATCATAGGTACCCTCCTTAGCCTTCAAGCTATACCAGTGCTCATCCAGATAGAGTGAGAACTCATGGAGCTGGGCGGGCTTATAGATTTCCGTACCCTTATCCTCAACGATGAAATTCTTGTCCAACGCCTTCAGGAACTCCTCCGAACTGAGACCGTTCAGGTCTTTCACCACGCGGTTATAATCCAGGATGGTGAGCTGTGAAGCCTGGAAACATACTGCCATGAAATAGTTATACTCCTCCTTACCCGTGTGATTGGGGTTCTGCTTCTGTTTCTCGGCACCAACCAAGGCAGCAGCTGCTGAACGGTGGTGACCATCTGCGATATAGAGAGAAGGCATCTTGGCAAACTCGTCGGTGATGGTCTGCATATCAGCCTTATCGCTAATCACCCAGAACTGATGACGGAAACCGTCGATAGGAGCAATGAAGTCATAGATGGGCTCTGTCTTCGCATAGCGCATAATCAGCGCATCGAGCGTGCTGTTATCAGGATATGCAAAGAATACGGGCTCAATATTGGCATTGTTCACACGGACATGCTTCATGCGGTCTTCCTCCTTGTCGCGACGTGTCAGCTCGTGCTTCTTGATACGTCCCTGCATATAGTCGTCAACCAAAGCACCTACCACCAGACCATACTGCGTCTTACCGTTCATGGTCTGTGCGTAGATATAATAGTGGTCGTCCTCATCCTGTACCAGCCAGCCTTTGTCCTGGAACATCTGGAAGTTCTCAGCGGCCTTTTCATAGACGCGAGGATCATATTCCGATGTACCCACAGGGAAATCAATCTCCGGCTTAATGATATGATACAGACTTTTCTCGTTGTCGCCAGCCTCAGCACGGGCTTCCTCAGAATCCAGTACGTCATAAGGACGGCTCT
Proteins encoded:
- a CDS encoding IMPACT family protein translates to MTDEFKTIATTSEGFYSEKRSKFLAFAHHVETVEEVKEIIAQYRKKYYDARHVCYAYMLGPEREEFRANDDGEPSSTAGKPILGQINSNELTDILVVVVRYYGGVNLGTSGLIIAYREATADAIAHAEVVTRQVEEQVTYSFAYPLMNDVMRIVKDMNPRIVSQTYDNTCQICLSIRKSEAEQLKSRLAKLSFE
- a CDS encoding DUF1015 domain-containing protein; the encoded protein is MATVKPFRGIRPPKELVEQVESRPYDVLDSEEARAEAGDNEKSLYHIIKPEIDFPVGTSEYDPRVYEKAAENFQMFQDKGWLVQDEDDHYYIYAQTMNGKTQYGLVVGALVDDYMQGRIKKHELTRRDKEEDRMKHVRVNNANIEPVFFAYPDNSTLDALIMRYAKTEPIYDFIAPIDGFRHQFWVISDKADMQTITDEFAKMPSLYIADGHHRSAAAALVGAEKQKQNPNHTGKEEYNYFMAVCFQASQLTILDYNRVVKDLNGLSSEEFLKALDKNFIVEDKGTEIYKPAQLHEFSLYLDEHWYSLKAKEGTYDNNDPIGVLDVDISSRLILDEILNIGDLRSSKRIDFVGGLRGLGELKRRVDNGEMRAALALYPVSMQQIMDIADSGKIMPPKATWFEPKLRSGLVIHKLS